A DNA window from Haloactinospora alba contains the following coding sequences:
- a CDS encoding HAD family hydrolase — protein MRDSRTAPTVIFFDLDDTLLDDRAASSAGLRALMERVGHPSFTAARHLWDVQTDISFGAYITGRLSFQEQRRERVRALTTQAGNSQISDAECDELYQVYLQAHRASWHTFDDVAPALSRIATLGIGLGVITNGVETLQREKLTALGIINQFHDIVCADAVGVGKPDARVFEIACQRLGVAPHQCWHVGDQMRADALGAVAAGLRPILVNRYGQHTGPNNEAPSDITAIEKLDDLVDLAGGGGPTAVPKAETELQ, from the coding sequence ATGCGAGATAGCCGCACCGCGCCAACCGTGATCTTCTTCGATCTCGACGACACCCTGCTCGACGACCGCGCGGCCAGCTCAGCCGGCCTGCGCGCACTCATGGAACGGGTGGGACACCCCAGCTTCACCGCCGCACGCCACCTGTGGGACGTACAGACCGACATCTCGTTCGGCGCCTACATCACCGGACGCCTCAGCTTCCAGGAACAGCGCCGCGAACGGGTCCGGGCCCTCACCACCCAGGCAGGCAACTCCCAGATCTCCGACGCCGAGTGCGACGAGCTTTACCAGGTCTACCTGCAAGCCCACCGTGCCTCCTGGCACACTTTCGACGACGTGGCCCCGGCACTCAGCCGGATCGCCACCCTCGGCATCGGACTCGGCGTCATCACCAACGGAGTCGAAACCCTGCAACGGGAGAAACTCACAGCCCTGGGGATCATCAACCAGTTCCACGACATCGTCTGCGCCGACGCCGTCGGAGTGGGAAAACCCGACGCGCGGGTCTTCGAGATCGCCTGCCAACGGCTCGGCGTCGCCCCTCACCAGTGCTGGCACGTCGGCGACCAGATGCGGGCCGACGCCCTCGGGGCAGTGGCAGCGGGCCTCCGCCCCATCCTGGTCAACCGCTACGGTCAGCACACCGGGCCGAACAACGAAGCACCCAGTGACATCACCGCGATCGAAAAACTGGACGATCTGGTCGACCTCGCAGGAGGTGGCGGCCCCACAGCAGTGCCCAAGGCCGAAACGGAACTGCAATGA
- a CDS encoding DUF58 domain-containing protein, with the protein MPPTTRAAIPIDRELTAALRHLDLRVVRRLEGLLHGEHPGLRVGPGSEPAEARVYHPGEDDIRLMDWAVTARTTTPHVRDPVADHELESWTLLDLSASMDFGTAHQEKREVAMGALAALTMLTQRVGDRFGVHFLHNGRIRRWPARSGKAALITLLATIKAAPRDARPTADTPNTTSLPEALHDMARSHPRRGLRIIISDFLDTPPEANRDSPASWERPLRHISARHQTLAVTVSDPRETDLPAMGLVPMTDPETGKVREVHLTPALRDTFHRAATAQRQAIHDGLRRCGVEHIALRTDRDWVADIARFVTQQRRSVHNTPPIPR; encoded by the coding sequence ATGCCACCCACCACACGCGCAGCCATCCCCATAGACCGGGAACTCACCGCGGCCCTGCGCCACCTGGACCTGCGTGTCGTACGCCGGCTGGAGGGGCTGCTACACGGCGAACACCCCGGCCTACGCGTAGGCCCCGGAAGCGAACCGGCGGAAGCACGCGTCTACCACCCCGGCGAAGACGACATACGGCTCATGGACTGGGCGGTGACCGCACGCACCACAACACCGCACGTACGCGACCCCGTCGCCGACCACGAGCTGGAAAGCTGGACCCTGCTCGACCTCTCAGCCAGCATGGACTTCGGAACCGCCCACCAGGAAAAACGCGAGGTCGCCATGGGAGCGCTCGCCGCACTCACAATGCTGACCCAACGCGTGGGAGACCGCTTCGGTGTCCACTTCCTCCACAACGGACGCATCCGCCGCTGGCCAGCGCGCTCGGGAAAAGCAGCACTCATCACCCTGCTCGCGACGATCAAGGCCGCCCCACGCGACGCTCGGCCCACCGCGGACACACCAAACACAACCTCCCTGCCCGAAGCCCTGCACGACATGGCCCGCTCCCACCCCCGCCGAGGGCTGCGCATCATCATCTCCGACTTCCTCGACACCCCACCCGAGGCGAACCGCGACTCCCCCGCCTCCTGGGAACGTCCCCTGCGTCACATCTCGGCCCGCCACCAGACACTCGCTGTCACCGTCTCCGACCCCCGCGAAACCGACCTGCCCGCCATGGGACTCGTCCCCATGACCGACCCGGAAACCGGAAAAGTCCGAGAAGTACACCTCACCCCGGCCCTCCGCGACACCTTCCACCGGGCAGCCACGGCACAACGCCAAGCCATCCACGACGGCCTCCGCCGATGCGGCGTGGAACACATAGCACTACGCACCGACCGCGACTGGGTCGCCGACATCGCCCGATTCGTCACCCAGCAACGACGCAGCGTCCACAACACACCACCGATCCCCCGCTGA
- a CDS encoding SDR family oxidoreductase, producing the protein MGRFDGKVAIVTGASRGIGLASAQRIVAEGGKVTVTARNPDPLEAAVSELGGKENALGVAGKAHDEEHRQDAIERTLDTFGRVDVLINNTGINPVFDAVVNVDPAAMAKIFDVNVIAAASWVSAVYHAWMKDNGGAVVNVASLAGQHPSPGLGIYGASKAALINLTEQLAYELAPGIRVNAVAPAVVKTQFASALYSEDEAAVAEGYPLGRLGEAQDVAAAIAHLASADAAWVTGQTHTLDGGRTLGAGVE; encoded by the coding sequence GTGGGACGTTTCGACGGGAAAGTCGCGATCGTCACTGGGGCGAGCCGTGGCATCGGCCTGGCCTCCGCCCAGCGGATCGTTGCGGAAGGTGGGAAAGTAACCGTCACAGCCCGTAACCCCGATCCGCTCGAGGCCGCGGTTTCCGAACTAGGGGGCAAGGAGAACGCTCTCGGGGTCGCGGGTAAGGCCCACGACGAGGAGCACAGGCAAGACGCGATCGAACGGACGTTGGACACGTTCGGCCGCGTCGACGTCCTGATCAACAACACGGGGATCAACCCGGTCTTCGACGCCGTCGTCAACGTCGATCCGGCCGCTATGGCCAAGATCTTCGACGTGAACGTGATAGCCGCCGCAAGCTGGGTGAGTGCCGTCTACCACGCGTGGATGAAGGACAACGGCGGGGCGGTGGTGAACGTCGCCTCGTTGGCCGGACAGCATCCCTCACCCGGTCTCGGTATCTACGGGGCCAGCAAAGCGGCGCTGATCAACCTCACGGAGCAGCTCGCGTACGAGCTCGCCCCCGGGATTCGCGTGAACGCGGTCGCGCCCGCCGTGGTCAAGACCCAGTTCGCCTCCGCGCTGTACTCGGAGGATGAGGCCGCGGTCGCCGAGGGCTACCCACTGGGGCGTCTGGGCGAAGCCCAGGACGTGGCTGCCGCCATCGCACATCTGGCTTCCGCGGATGCCGCGTGGGTGACGGGGCAGACGCACACTCTCGACGGCGGGCGTACGCTCGGCGCCGGCGTCGAGTGA
- a CDS encoding APC family permease has translation MTTSSGSQGTPARVMGTVDAATIGAGAMIGAGVFAVFAPAADEAGAWLPVALLIAGLVAYCNATSSARLAARHPQSGGSYVYGRERLGELWGYLAGWAFIVGKTASCAAMAMTFAAYAWPAGGSWAAAGAVVVLAGISHRGIRATALVTRFLLVVVLVVLGVSVAVSLGGGAAQFERLSLTSHWPGFFGLLGAAGMLFFAFAGYARIATLGAEVRRPERTIPRAISVALGFVLLVYLLVGVSALTVLGHSSLSESSAPLVDTVAAAGWPSLGGFVRVGAAFASLGALLTLLLGVSRTVHALAGDRNLPWFLARVHGRFAVPYRAQWAVALVVCVLVLLVDLPSAIGFSAFGVLVYYAIANASALRLGPEENRPPLLVPVGGLTGCVVLAFSLPLTSVVPGVTVLLAGGLAWLLTRFLHRRGWAGGQSSPRG, from the coding sequence ATGACCACCTCTTCTGGTTCGCAGGGTACGCCTGCGCGAGTGATGGGCACTGTTGACGCCGCGACGATCGGTGCCGGTGCCATGATCGGGGCTGGCGTTTTCGCGGTGTTCGCTCCGGCAGCTGACGAGGCGGGGGCATGGTTGCCTGTCGCTTTGTTGATCGCCGGACTCGTGGCGTATTGCAACGCCACCTCCTCCGCCCGGTTGGCGGCACGTCACCCCCAGTCGGGGGGGAGCTACGTCTATGGGCGGGAGCGCCTGGGGGAGCTGTGGGGGTATCTCGCAGGCTGGGCGTTCATCGTGGGAAAGACGGCTTCGTGTGCGGCCATGGCGATGACGTTCGCCGCCTACGCGTGGCCGGCGGGCGGGAGTTGGGCGGCTGCTGGCGCGGTCGTCGTGCTCGCGGGGATCAGTCATCGCGGTATTCGTGCCACGGCGTTGGTAACCCGGTTTCTGCTGGTCGTCGTCCTGGTGGTGCTGGGAGTGTCCGTTGCCGTGTCGTTGGGGGGAGGGGCCGCTCAGTTCGAGCGTTTGTCCCTGACCAGTCACTGGCCGGGGTTCTTCGGGTTGCTGGGTGCGGCCGGCATGCTGTTCTTCGCTTTCGCGGGCTATGCGCGTATCGCGACGTTGGGTGCTGAGGTGCGCCGGCCCGAGCGGACCATTCCCCGTGCTATCTCCGTCGCGTTGGGCTTCGTTCTCCTCGTGTACCTCCTGGTCGGAGTGTCCGCGCTGACGGTGCTGGGACACAGTTCCCTCTCGGAGAGCTCCGCCCCGTTGGTGGACACCGTCGCCGCGGCCGGTTGGCCGTCCCTGGGCGGGTTCGTCCGGGTGGGGGCTGCGTTCGCCAGTCTGGGGGCGTTGCTGACTCTGTTGCTGGGAGTGTCGCGTACCGTGCACGCGTTGGCCGGCGATCGGAACCTTCCGTGGTTCCTGGCGAGGGTGCACGGGCGGTTCGCTGTGCCGTACCGGGCGCAGTGGGCCGTGGCGCTGGTCGTGTGCGTGTTGGTGCTTCTGGTCGACCTGCCGAGCGCGATCGGGTTCTCCGCTTTCGGGGTCCTGGTGTACTACGCCATTGCCAACGCCTCCGCGCTCCGGTTGGGGCCGGAGGAGAACCGTCCGCCCCTACTGGTTCCGGTCGGGGGGCTGACCGGATGTGTGGTGCTGGCTTTCAGCCTCCCGTTGACCTCGGTCGTTCCGGGGGTCACTGTTCTTCTCGCCGGGGGGCTCGCGTGGTTGTTGACCCGTTTCCTCCACCGTCGTGGTTGGGCGGGTGGTCAGTCTTCTCCCCGGGGGTGA
- a CDS encoding DUF1876 domain-containing protein, protein MHTMKRWNVDILLSEDSEGDTARTWAEVGLDSEDGSALRGHGMARKHPLDVDVPEIGDELAVSRALADLSRQLRQVAAEDISEHTGSPWRP, encoded by the coding sequence ATGCACACGATGAAGCGGTGGAACGTCGACATCCTGCTTTCCGAGGACAGTGAGGGGGACACGGCCCGCACATGGGCCGAAGTGGGCCTGGACTCCGAGGATGGCTCGGCACTGCGGGGCCACGGGATGGCACGCAAGCATCCCTTGGACGTCGATGTTCCGGAGATCGGTGACGAGCTCGCAGTATCGCGCGCTTTGGCGGACTTGTCCCGCCAGTTGCGTCAAGTGGCTGCTGAGGATATCTCCGAGCACACGGGTTCTCCGTGGCGTCCGTGA
- a CDS encoding 4a-hydroxytetrahydrobiopterin dehydratase, which yields MALLEQQQIQDGLARLEGWEWDPESNEIRRTVAMPSFMSGINLVTSVAHVAEQADHHPDMDIRFNRITFHQTTHAAGGVTQQDLDMASRIDELVSDAAPTR from the coding sequence ATGGCCCTGTTGGAGCAGCAGCAGATCCAGGACGGTCTGGCCCGGTTGGAGGGCTGGGAGTGGGATCCCGAGTCCAACGAGATTCGCCGAACCGTGGCGATGCCGAGTTTCATGAGCGGCATCAACCTTGTCACCTCGGTCGCGCATGTCGCGGAACAGGCCGACCACCATCCGGACATGGACATCCGGTTCAACCGGATCACCTTCCACCAGACCACGCACGCCGCTGGTGGGGTTACCCAGCAGGATCTGGATATGGCTTCCCGGATCGATGAGCTCGTCTCCGATGCCGCCCCGACCCGTTAG
- a CDS encoding AAA family ATPase → MPEEPLPLHDTETATDNSDRQGDSTRLLRAALHEVSTVIVGQNQMVERCLITLIANGHCLLEGVPGIAKTLAVSTLAKVTGGSFTRLQFTPDLVPSDIVGTRVYHPSTEQFNVELGPVFVNFVLADEINRAPAKVQSSLLEVMAEKQVSLGGNTYQLPHPFVVIAAQNPVESEGVYPLPEAQRDRFLMKITVPHPQAHEEMEILRRMSADPPTAHRILDPVTLRELQQDAQKVHVHQLIADYIVRLVMATREPGNYGVPDLTHVVEIGASPRATLGLVAAARALALIRGRDYVLPDDVHQLAHDIMGHRLILTFDALADGITPHHVIDQILATVPPPRVIWDTPATATTVN, encoded by the coding sequence ATGCCGGAAGAGCCCCTCCCCCTGCACGACACGGAAACCGCGACAGACAACAGCGACAGACAGGGTGACTCCACCCGGCTGCTTCGTGCCGCGCTACACGAGGTTTCCACCGTTATCGTCGGCCAGAACCAGATGGTGGAACGCTGCCTGATAACACTCATAGCCAACGGGCACTGCCTCCTCGAAGGGGTGCCCGGAATAGCCAAGACCCTGGCGGTCTCCACCCTGGCCAAAGTAACCGGTGGCTCCTTCACCCGCCTGCAGTTCACTCCCGACCTGGTTCCCTCCGACATTGTCGGGACCCGCGTCTACCACCCCTCAACCGAACAGTTCAACGTCGAACTCGGCCCCGTGTTCGTCAACTTCGTCCTCGCCGACGAGATCAACCGCGCCCCGGCCAAAGTCCAGTCATCCCTGCTCGAGGTCATGGCGGAAAAGCAGGTCTCGCTGGGAGGAAACACGTACCAGCTCCCCCACCCCTTCGTCGTCATCGCCGCCCAGAACCCCGTCGAGTCGGAAGGTGTCTACCCACTGCCCGAAGCGCAGCGTGACCGTTTCCTCATGAAGATCACCGTCCCCCACCCCCAAGCACACGAGGAAATGGAAATCCTGCGCCGGATGAGTGCCGACCCCCCGACGGCACACCGGATACTCGACCCGGTGACCCTGCGGGAGCTCCAACAGGACGCGCAGAAAGTACACGTGCACCAGCTCATCGCCGACTACATCGTGCGCCTCGTCATGGCAACCCGCGAGCCGGGGAACTACGGCGTCCCCGACCTCACACACGTCGTGGAGATCGGCGCCAGCCCACGCGCCACCCTGGGGCTCGTCGCGGCCGCACGCGCGCTGGCCCTCATCCGCGGGCGCGACTACGTACTACCCGACGACGTGCACCAGCTCGCCCACGACATCATGGGACACCGGCTCATCCTCACATTCGACGCCCTCGCCGACGGCATAACCCCTCACCACGTCATCGACCAGATCCTGGCCACCGTTCCCCCACCACGCGTCATCTGGGACACCCCCGCAACCGCGACGACCGTCAACTAG
- a CDS encoding DUF1918 domain-containing protein translates to MRAQVGDHLVVEAPRDDAHRRTGVVTEVRGSEGAPPYQVRWLDEDHEALVYPGPDAHIEEGPGEEDSA, encoded by the coding sequence ATGAGAGCACAGGTCGGAGACCACCTGGTTGTCGAAGCTCCACGCGATGATGCCCATCGGCGTACCGGTGTGGTGACTGAGGTGCGCGGTTCCGAAGGTGCTCCGCCGTACCAGGTGCGCTGGCTGGATGAGGACCACGAGGCGCTGGTCTATCCCGGGCCGGACGCCCACATCGAGGAAGGTCCGGGTGAGGAGGACTCCGCCTGA
- a CDS encoding class I SAM-dependent methyltransferase produces MAPHYFEPDPEATHRPATVNLVLPDLHLRLRTDRGVFSPDRIDVGTRVLLENVPAPPPTGRLLDVGCGYGPIALAMAARCPLASVLGVEVNSRAVALAEQNAQQNGLYNVDFELIPEGQPTDRSTESEKLSGPFDTIWSNPPIRVGKPALHTLLHTWLGRLADGGNAYLVVQRNLGADSLHRWLEHNGYPTRRLASRAGFRVLHVQRS; encoded by the coding sequence GTGGCCCCGCACTACTTCGAACCCGATCCGGAAGCGACGCACCGCCCCGCTACTGTCAATCTCGTCCTTCCCGACCTGCACCTGCGTCTGAGAACCGACCGCGGGGTCTTCTCCCCGGACAGGATCGACGTCGGGACACGGGTTCTGTTGGAGAACGTCCCCGCCCCTCCCCCGACAGGCAGGCTGCTGGACGTGGGGTGCGGGTACGGTCCCATCGCCCTGGCAATGGCCGCGCGGTGCCCGTTGGCTTCGGTGCTGGGGGTTGAGGTTAATTCTCGTGCTGTTGCTCTTGCTGAACAAAATGCACAACAGAATGGCCTTTACAACGTAGATTTTGAGTTGATCCCCGAGGGACAACCGACCGACCGGAGCACCGAGAGCGAGAAACTGTCCGGGCCGTTCGACACGATCTGGAGCAACCCACCCATCCGGGTGGGCAAACCCGCCCTGCACACGTTGCTGCACACCTGGCTGGGGCGGCTCGCCGACGGGGGCAACGCCTACCTGGTGGTGCAGCGCAACCTCGGCGCCGACTCCCTGCACCGTTGGCTGGAACACAACGGCTACCCCACCCGGCGCCTCGCCTCGCGTGCCGGATTCCGAGTACTGCATGTCCAGCGCTCCTGA
- a CDS encoding NUDIX hydrolase, whose amino-acid sequence MLTPHDSYSEVVATADAAGPVLLHIDRIHYTCTLPAGTLLPTSRDPNLPALPQADELVTEEPQPNTPVLRRFGCYGVVTDTAGRVLLSRIAPGYPSAGSWHLPGGGVDHGEDIREALLREITEETGQHGNIGTLTSATYHRRPNATGPESSHTDLYAVWVFFRVHVSHPKPAVVSESNGSTADCAWFPPEELAHLRLSATARHGLAHPRGED is encoded by the coding sequence GTGCTCACCCCGCACGACTCCTACAGCGAGGTCGTAGCCACGGCTGACGCAGCCGGACCGGTCCTGCTACACATCGACCGAATCCACTACACGTGCACCCTTCCCGCAGGGACACTCCTTCCCACCTCACGGGACCCAAACCTTCCCGCGCTTCCCCAGGCCGACGAACTCGTAACCGAAGAGCCCCAACCGAACACCCCCGTGTTACGCCGGTTCGGCTGTTACGGCGTCGTCACCGACACGGCCGGGCGCGTCTTGCTGTCCAGGATCGCGCCCGGCTACCCCTCCGCCGGAAGCTGGCATCTTCCCGGTGGAGGGGTCGATCACGGCGAGGACATACGCGAAGCATTACTGCGGGAAATCACAGAGGAAACAGGCCAGCACGGGAACATCGGTACGCTGACGTCGGCCACATACCATCGACGCCCGAACGCGACCGGCCCGGAAAGCTCCCACACCGACCTGTACGCGGTGTGGGTATTCTTCCGGGTGCACGTCAGCCATCCCAAACCAGCAGTGGTCTCGGAGAGCAACGGCTCCACCGCGGACTGCGCCTGGTTCCCCCCTGAGGAACTCGCGCACCTACGGCTGTCCGCGACCGCACGTCACGGCCTCGCTCACCCCCGGGGAGAAGACTGA
- a CDS encoding acyltransferase domain-containing protein, with protein MDTDTVVERFGLSETTEAWLYQAAQLPRPSGGVPLPPRWEASGALSVFGLADEDATELVHWWPDDSWPPELWWLLERMYAQVVADLYTRTPEWRHWPALVEADDPRLRCASVFAFAAAVPHLAEVHRRLGVPWEATAATLGDVGRHVAQTRRMFGRVGLETASWIALHFRAGLYALGRLQFEPNVLAEQAAVTWYPASEAASLPAELHPGQPALRVHIPAEGPLDARGVEESLTRARPFFRSCLGTDYPVATCTSWLLDPQLAEYLDPASNIMAFQRRFTLVERQNPGNTDVFRFVFGMPEVRPDEAPQRTRLERAVVEHLRNGGQWHVRTGWLRLG; from the coding sequence ATGGACACCGATACTGTCGTCGAACGCTTCGGTCTCTCGGAGACGACGGAGGCGTGGCTGTACCAGGCCGCACAGTTGCCGCGACCGTCCGGAGGAGTGCCGCTTCCGCCCCGTTGGGAGGCAAGCGGTGCGCTTTCCGTCTTCGGACTGGCCGACGAGGACGCCACCGAACTCGTGCACTGGTGGCCCGATGACTCGTGGCCGCCGGAACTGTGGTGGCTGCTGGAGCGCATGTACGCCCAGGTGGTCGCCGACCTGTACACCCGAACGCCGGAGTGGCGTCACTGGCCCGCCCTGGTGGAGGCCGACGATCCGCGGCTACGGTGCGCTTCCGTGTTCGCTTTCGCGGCCGCCGTGCCCCACCTGGCGGAGGTTCACCGTCGGCTCGGTGTTCCATGGGAGGCCACGGCAGCGACCCTGGGGGACGTTGGGCGCCACGTCGCCCAGACACGCAGGATGTTCGGCCGTGTGGGGCTGGAGACCGCGTCCTGGATAGCGCTGCACTTCCGGGCCGGCCTGTACGCCTTGGGGCGCCTGCAGTTCGAACCCAACGTTCTGGCCGAGCAGGCGGCCGTGACATGGTACCCCGCCTCGGAAGCGGCCTCCCTGCCCGCGGAACTGCACCCCGGCCAACCAGCGCTCCGCGTCCATATCCCGGCGGAAGGGCCATTGGACGCTCGGGGAGTGGAGGAGTCGCTGACGCGCGCCCGCCCGTTCTTCCGCTCGTGTCTCGGCACGGACTATCCGGTGGCGACGTGCACGTCATGGTTGCTGGACCCGCAGCTCGCCGAGTACCTGGATCCCGCGAGCAACATCATGGCGTTCCAGCGGCGGTTCACGCTGGTGGAACGCCAGAACCCCGGGAACACCGACGTCTTCCGGTTCGTGTTCGGCATGCCCGAGGTCAGACCGGACGAGGCCCCGCAACGGACCCGGTTGGAACGCGCGGTTGTGGAACATCTCCGCAACGGCGGGCAGTGGCACGTACGTACCGGCTGGTTACGACTCGGGTGA
- a CDS encoding VWA domain-containing protein has protein sequence MTFLAPRWLWLLLALAALIAVYLWLQSRRTHYTLRFTNLALLDRVAPNRPKWRRHVPAALFCATIGLMITALARPALPVDVPRERATIMVAIDVSPSMVANDVEPDRISAAKESAKGFVNALPDRFNVGMVAFSSSASVVSSPTRDHKAVTDSIETLRISTGTAIGEGVFTSLQAIQSYDTEEQSDLPPSAVVLLSDGENTSGRSVTEASRAASEANIPVSTIAFGTEKALVEINGEQVPADIDKDALHQLADHTDGHFYEAESEAELTDVYSDIGSSLGTETVNKNIANRFLIAALLLAAATATTSLLWFQRLP, from the coding sequence ATGACCTTCCTAGCCCCACGATGGCTATGGCTACTACTCGCCCTCGCCGCCCTCATCGCCGTATACCTGTGGCTACAATCCCGCCGCACCCACTACACGCTCCGCTTCACCAACCTCGCCCTCCTCGACCGCGTCGCCCCCAACCGGCCGAAATGGCGCCGACACGTCCCCGCAGCCCTGTTCTGCGCCACCATAGGCCTGATGATCACGGCCCTCGCCCGCCCCGCCCTACCGGTGGACGTCCCCCGCGAACGCGCCACCATCATGGTCGCCATAGACGTCTCACCCTCCATGGTCGCCAACGACGTCGAACCAGACCGGATCAGCGCCGCCAAGGAATCCGCCAAAGGCTTCGTCAACGCACTCCCCGACAGGTTCAACGTGGGCATGGTCGCCTTCTCCTCCTCCGCCAGCGTCGTCTCCTCCCCCACACGCGACCACAAAGCCGTCACCGACTCCATCGAAACCCTGCGGATCTCCACCGGAACAGCGATCGGCGAAGGAGTATTCACCTCACTACAGGCCATCCAGTCCTACGACACCGAAGAACAGTCCGACCTCCCGCCCTCAGCGGTAGTACTGCTCTCCGACGGAGAGAACACCAGCGGCCGCTCCGTAACCGAAGCCAGCAGAGCCGCCTCCGAAGCCAACATCCCGGTATCCACCATCGCCTTCGGAACCGAGAAAGCACTCGTCGAGATCAACGGAGAACAGGTACCGGCCGACATCGACAAGGACGCCCTCCACCAACTCGCCGACCACACCGACGGCCACTTCTACGAAGCGGAATCCGAAGCAGAACTCACCGACGTCTACTCCGACATCGGATCCTCCCTGGGAACCGAAACCGTCAACAAGAACATCGCCAACCGCTTCCTCATCGCGGCACTACTACTCGCCGCCGCCACCGCCACGACCTCACTGCTCTGGTTCCAACGGCTACCCTGA
- a CDS encoding AMP-binding protein, with product MPAPAQQIHDWLATYDTPDTCVAHLLCDRHPADTVAITEIGPDLGSRDLTYGELARRSTELADGMARLGVTRGDHVATLMGRGADLAVTALALWRLGAVHVPLFTALAPSAVALRLTDPTVAVVVCDDDQRFKLDPGPDMPAEAPWHVVTTTTAPLRDGDHTLTGLADPSAPPVPPAAVGGAAPFILLYTSGTGGSPRGVEVPVRALAAFHAYHHYGLDVTDDDVYWNTADPGWAYGLYYGLVAPLLAGHRTLQLRAGFDPELTLDVLATFGVTNMAAAPTVYRTLRATVKTLPPEIALRCLSSAGEPLTPDVVDWAFDTFGVALREHYGQSELGMCAGQHHHPDVATDLRAASIGRSLPGWDMTVLDPVTDEEAPTGSFGRVAVDVANSPAMWFTGYHAMTTEATAPFTPDGRWYLTGDTGSQDEDGYLFFSARDNDVILMSGYRIGPADVESALLQHPAVEETVVYGVPDELRGQTVAASVVLGADAHPTDELAEELKELVRNRFAAHAYPRYVTFVTELPRTPSGKIRRSRLHFPVR from the coding sequence ATGCCTGCTCCGGCGCAGCAAATCCATGACTGGCTAGCCACATACGACACCCCGGACACCTGTGTGGCCCACCTGCTGTGCGACCGCCATCCCGCCGACACCGTCGCCATCACCGAGATCGGTCCCGACCTGGGTTCTCGGGACCTCACCTACGGTGAACTCGCTCGGCGCTCCACCGAGCTCGCGGACGGCATGGCCCGACTGGGTGTCACGCGCGGCGACCATGTCGCCACGCTCATGGGCCGCGGTGCTGACCTGGCCGTTACGGCCCTGGCGCTGTGGCGTCTCGGAGCCGTGCACGTTCCTCTTTTCACCGCTCTCGCGCCTTCCGCCGTGGCCCTGCGCCTCACCGACCCCACCGTGGCTGTCGTCGTCTGTGACGACGACCAGCGGTTCAAACTGGACCCCGGCCCGGACATGCCCGCTGAGGCGCCATGGCACGTCGTGACCACCACAACGGCACCGTTGCGGGACGGGGACCACACACTCACCGGCCTCGCCGACCCCTCCGCTCCCCCGGTGCCGCCTGCGGCGGTCGGCGGGGCAGCACCCTTCATCCTGCTGTACACCTCGGGCACGGGTGGTTCCCCCCGCGGTGTCGAGGTGCCGGTACGGGCGCTGGCAGCGTTCCACGCCTACCACCATTACGGTCTCGACGTCACCGACGACGACGTGTACTGGAACACTGCCGACCCCGGCTGGGCCTACGGGCTGTACTACGGCCTGGTCGCTCCCCTTCTCGCCGGTCACCGCACGCTGCAGCTCCGCGCTGGCTTCGACCCCGAACTGACCCTGGACGTACTCGCGACCTTCGGGGTGACCAACATGGCTGCGGCTCCCACCGTCTACCGGACCCTGCGAGCCACGGTGAAGACCCTTCCGCCCGAGATCGCGCTCCGCTGCCTCTCCAGCGCCGGGGAACCGCTGACTCCCGACGTGGTGGACTGGGCCTTCGACACGTTCGGGGTGGCGCTACGCGAACACTACGGACAGAGCGAACTCGGCATGTGCGCCGGACAGCACCACCATCCCGACGTCGCGACCGACCTTCGGGCGGCCTCGATAGGGCGTTCACTGCCCGGCTGGGACATGACCGTCCTGGATCCGGTTACCGACGAGGAAGCCCCCACCGGCAGCTTCGGGCGTGTCGCGGTGGACGTGGCGAACAGCCCCGCGATGTGGTTCACGGGATACCACGCCATGACCACGGAGGCGACGGCGCCCTTCACCCCGGACGGCCGCTGGTACCTGACAGGAGACACCGGTAGCCAGGACGAGGACGGGTACCTGTTCTTCTCCGCCCGCGACAACGACGTCATCCTCATGTCGGGATACCGCATCGGTCCCGCCGACGTGGAGTCAGCCCTGTTGCAGCACCCCGCCGTCGAGGAGACCGTGGTGTACGGGGTCCCCGACGAGCTACGCGGGCAGACCGTGGCCGCCAGCGTCGTGCTGGGGGCCGACGCGCACCCCACCGACGAGCTCGCCGAGGAACTCAAGGAACTGGTGCGCAACCGTTTCGCCGCACACGCCTATCCCCGCTACGTCACCTTCGTCACCGAGCTGCCACGCACCCCGTCCGGAAAGATCCGGCGTTCCCGGCTGCACTTTCCCGTCCGATGA